The following coding sequences are from one Gossypium raimondii isolate GPD5lz chromosome 4, ASM2569854v1, whole genome shotgun sequence window:
- the LOC105766640 gene encoding 40S ribosomal protein S14: MSRRKVREPKEENTNLGPAVREGEHVFGVAHIFASFNDTFIHVTDLSGRETMVRITGGMKVKADRDESSPYAAMLAAQDVSQRCKELGITALHIKLRATGGNKTKTPGPGAQSALRALARSGMKIGRIEDVTPIPTDSTRRKGGRRGRRL, translated from the exons ATG TCGAGGAGAAAGGTTAGAGAGCCCAAGGAGGAGAATACTAACCTAGGACCTGCTGTTCGAGAGGGCGAGCATGTTTTTGGGGTGGCTCACATCTTTGCTTCATTTAATGACACATTCATT CATGTGACTGATTTGTCTGGAAGGGAAACAATGGTTCGCATTACTG GTGGCATGAAGGTGAAAGCTGATAGGGATGAGTCTTCCCCTTATGCAGCCATGCTTGCAGCCCAAGATGTTTCTCAACGCTGCAAG GAGTTGGGTATTACTGCCCTTCATATAAAGCTAAGAGCTACTGGAGGGAATAAGACCAAGACACCAGGTCCTGGTGCACAGTCAGCACTTAGAGCCCTTGCTCGTTCAGGCATGAAAATTGGACGCATAG AGGATGTTACTCCCATTCCCACTGACAGTACCCGTAGAAAGGGAGGCAGACGTGGGAGAAGGCTGTGA